The Sphingomonas sanxanigenens DSM 19645 = NX02 genome includes a region encoding these proteins:
- the gltX gene encoding glutamate--tRNA ligase produces MLGASPSDHVHIVSFWEQARLSASHEATGSAVVTRFAPSPTGFLHIGGARTALFNWLFARHHGGKFLLRIEDTDRVRSTQDAIDKILDSMRWLELDWDGETVFQFARADRHADVANQLLAEGNAYKCFATAEELEAMRAEQRANKQPQRYDGRWRDRDPGEAPEGAPYVIRIKAPIDGETVIDDRVQGAVTVRNSELDDFVLLRSDGTPTYMLAVVVDDHDMGVTHVIRGDDHLNNAFRQLAVIRAMGWAEPVYAHVPLIHGNDGAKMSKRHGATGVEAYRDELGVLPEALSNYLLRLGWGHGDAEIISREQATEWFDLGGVGRSPSRFDLKKLENLNGHYIREADDARLVQATRPHVEVLLGRALDADELALLAAAMPSLKPRAKSLVELAQGAAFLFDKRPLSLDEKASALLMGDARTLLGKTREAIGAVPEWTVPALEEAVRRVAEDAGIGLGKVAQPLRAALTGRSTSPGIFDVLVLLGRDESLGRLDDSLTAAGQRV; encoded by the coding sequence ATGCTAGGGGCGTCGCCGAGCGATCATGTCCATATCGTCAGTTTCTGGGAGCAAGCGCGGTTGAGCGCAAGTCACGAAGCCACCGGCAGCGCCGTCGTCACGCGGTTCGCGCCATCCCCCACGGGGTTCCTGCACATCGGCGGCGCGCGCACCGCGCTGTTCAACTGGCTGTTCGCCCGCCATCATGGCGGCAAGTTCCTGCTCCGGATCGAGGACACCGATCGCGTTCGCTCCACGCAGGATGCGATCGACAAGATCCTCGATTCGATGCGCTGGCTGGAGCTGGACTGGGACGGCGAGACCGTGTTCCAGTTCGCCCGCGCCGATCGCCATGCGGACGTTGCAAACCAGCTTCTCGCCGAGGGCAACGCCTATAAATGCTTCGCGACCGCCGAGGAACTCGAGGCGATGCGCGCCGAGCAGCGCGCCAACAAGCAGCCGCAGCGTTATGATGGCCGCTGGCGTGATCGCGATCCCGGCGAAGCGCCCGAGGGCGCGCCCTACGTGATCCGCATCAAGGCGCCGATCGATGGCGAGACGGTGATCGACGATCGCGTGCAGGGCGCAGTGACCGTGCGCAATTCGGAACTCGACGATTTCGTCCTGCTCCGGTCGGACGGCACGCCCACCTATATGCTCGCGGTGGTGGTCGACGACCATGATATGGGCGTCACCCACGTCATCCGCGGCGACGACCATCTCAACAACGCCTTCCGCCAGCTTGCTGTGATCCGTGCGATGGGCTGGGCCGAGCCGGTCTACGCGCATGTGCCGCTGATCCACGGCAATGACGGCGCCAAGATGTCCAAGCGCCACGGAGCCACCGGCGTCGAGGCCTATCGCGACGAGTTGGGCGTGCTGCCCGAGGCGCTTTCCAACTATCTGCTCCGGCTGGGCTGGGGGCATGGCGACGCCGAGATCATCAGCCGCGAGCAGGCGACCGAATGGTTCGACCTCGGCGGCGTCGGCCGCTCGCCCTCGCGCTTCGACCTCAAGAAGCTCGAGAATCTCAACGGCCATTATATCCGCGAGGCCGATGACGCACGGCTGGTGCAGGCGACGCGACCGCATGTCGAGGTCCTGCTCGGCCGTGCGCTCGACGCCGACGAACTGGCGCTGCTGGCTGCCGCGATGCCTTCGCTCAAGCCGCGTGCCAAATCGCTGGTCGAGCTTGCGCAAGGGGCCGCCTTCCTGTTCGACAAGCGCCCGCTTTCGCTCGACGAGAAGGCATCGGCGCTGTTAATGGGTGACGCGCGAACGCTCCTGGGCAAGACCCGCGAGGCGATCGGAGCGGTTCCGGAATGGACCGTGCCGGCTCTCGAAGAAGCGGTGCGCAGGGTCGCAGAGGATGCCGGTATCGGTCTCGGCAAGGTGGCGCAGCCGCTTCGAGCGGCGCTCACCGGGCGTTCGACCTCGCCGGGGATTTTTGACGTGCTGGTGCTGCTCGGGCGCGATGAGTCGCTCGGTCGGTTGGACGACAGCCTGACCGCTGCCGGCCAGCGCGTCTGA
- a CDS encoding citrate synthase, with protein MGDQKAQLTIGGANKDYPVLSGSVGPDVIDIRKLYAETGAFTYDPGFTSTASCESALTYIDGDAGILLHRGYPIDQLAEKSSFMEVAYLLINGELPTGDELDKFSNTITRHTMLHEQLATFYRGFRRDAHPMAIMCGVVGALSAFYHDSTDIADPLQRMIAIHRLIAKMPTIAAMAYKYSVGQPFVYPNNDLSYTANFLRMTFSVPAEEYVVDPIIVDAMDKIFILHADHEQNASTSTVRLAGSSGANPFACIAAGIACLWGPAHGGANEAALNMLREIGTVEKIPEYIARAKNKDDPFRLMGFGHRVYKNFDPRAKVMQKTAADVLNKLGVTDPIFDVARELEQIALKDDYFIEKKLYPNVDFYSGVILSAIGFPTSMFTVLFALARTVGWVAQWNEMISDPAQKIGRPRQLYVGPTQRDYLPVGDR; from the coding sequence ATGGGTGACCAGAAAGCGCAACTGACGATCGGCGGGGCGAACAAGGACTATCCGGTCCTGTCCGGCAGCGTCGGTCCGGATGTCATCGACATTCGCAAGCTGTATGCGGAAACCGGCGCTTTCACCTACGATCCGGGCTTCACCTCGACCGCGTCGTGCGAATCGGCGCTGACCTATATCGATGGCGATGCAGGCATCCTGCTCCACCGCGGCTATCCGATCGACCAGCTCGCCGAAAAGTCGAGCTTCATGGAAGTCGCCTATCTGCTGATCAACGGCGAACTGCCGACCGGCGACGAGCTGGACAAGTTCAGCAACACGATCACCCGCCACACGATGCTGCACGAACAGCTGGCCACCTTCTACCGCGGCTTCCGTCGCGATGCCCACCCGATGGCGATCATGTGCGGCGTGGTCGGCGCGCTTTCGGCGTTCTATCACGATTCGACCGACATCGCCGATCCGCTGCAGCGCATGATCGCGATCCACCGGCTGATCGCGAAGATGCCGACGATCGCGGCGATGGCGTACAAATATTCGGTCGGCCAGCCGTTCGTCTATCCGAACAACGATCTGAGCTACACCGCCAACTTCCTGCGGATGACCTTCAGCGTCCCCGCCGAGGAATATGTCGTCGATCCGATCATCGTCGACGCGATGGACAAGATCTTCATTCTCCACGCCGACCATGAGCAGAACGCGTCGACCTCGACCGTCCGTCTCGCCGGCTCGTCGGGCGCCAATCCTTTCGCCTGCATTGCGGCCGGCATCGCCTGCCTGTGGGGCCCGGCACATGGCGGCGCCAATGAGGCGGCGCTCAACATGCTCCGCGAGATCGGCACCGTCGAAAAGATTCCGGAATATATCGCCCGCGCCAAGAACAAGGACGATCCGTTCCGCCTGATGGGCTTCGGCCACCGCGTGTACAAGAATTTTGATCCCCGCGCGAAGGTGATGCAGAAGACTGCGGCCGACGTGCTCAACAAGCTGGGCGTGACCGATCCGATCTTCGACGTGGCGCGCGAGCTCGAACAGATCGCGCTAAAGGACGATTATTTCATCGAGAAGAAGCTCTACCCGAACGTCGACTTCTACTCGGGCGTGATCCTCTCGGCGATCGGCTTCCCGACCTCGATGTTCACCGTTCTCTTCGCGCTCGCCCGCACCGTCGGCTGGGTCGCGCAGTGGAACGAGATGATCTCGGATCCGGCGCAGAAGATCGGCCGCCCGCGCCAGCTTTATGTCGGCCCGACGCAGCGCGACTATCTGCCGGTCGGCGACCGCTGA
- a CDS encoding tetratricopeptide repeat protein, with amino-acid sequence MANAQPAVGPARPSLLLMAGAAASVATLFVVRPWEPAVPPAQTMVSGHRFGEAPPWKRPVQVGVPETYAAVLAEIDGKRRAFGDTGQPPAETDNIERIVRLRIERAMLTGGLDDLVAAEQALTAAFAHAGDERLGPHWERIAFNFHVHRLSAIEPDLKAVESIAVGPNKLERAGIDADRADLDFYSGRYDAALTTYRRIEREQGGYDNLLRLSTWFWRTGDPDKAMEYLNEAEWLVTGPAFEQRGWFELQRGLIDFDRGRWEDAAKHFAEADRRFPGDWRIESRIAKMQALKGDLPGALTRFITLAERSGHPDMMDAVAGVYRAMGDRANSEAWAARAGAAWDRRLAALPQAAWGHAIDHYLSFGDPARALELAKLNAAERPFGEALTQLAAAQIANGQPDAALSTLKPVLESKWRSSLTWLVAADAQTMLGRRKEAEAARKEAVRLNPRALDRNAALALIH; translated from the coding sequence ATGGCCAATGCTCAACCGGCGGTCGGCCCGGCGCGCCCGTCGCTGCTGCTGATGGCGGGCGCGGCGGCCTCGGTCGCCACGCTGTTCGTCGTGCGTCCCTGGGAACCGGCGGTGCCGCCGGCGCAGACGATGGTCAGCGGCCACCGCTTCGGCGAGGCGCCGCCCTGGAAGCGCCCCGTGCAGGTGGGCGTGCCCGAGACCTACGCCGCCGTGCTGGCGGAGATCGACGGCAAACGCCGCGCGTTCGGCGATACCGGCCAGCCACCGGCTGAGACGGACAATATCGAGCGCATCGTCCGCCTCAGGATCGAACGCGCGATGCTGACCGGCGGGCTCGACGATCTCGTCGCCGCAGAACAGGCGCTTACAGCCGCGTTCGCACATGCCGGCGACGAGCGGCTCGGCCCGCATTGGGAACGCATCGCGTTCAACTTCCATGTTCACCGGCTGTCCGCGATCGAGCCCGACCTGAAGGCGGTGGAATCGATTGCGGTCGGCCCCAACAAGCTGGAACGCGCCGGGATCGACGCGGACCGCGCCGATCTGGATTTCTATTCGGGCCGTTATGACGCCGCGCTCACCACCTATCGGCGGATCGAACGCGAGCAGGGCGGTTATGACAATTTGCTGCGGTTATCGACCTGGTTCTGGCGCACCGGCGATCCCGACAAGGCGATGGAGTATCTGAACGAGGCGGAATGGCTGGTCACCGGGCCTGCTTTCGAACAGCGCGGCTGGTTCGAACTGCAGCGCGGACTGATCGATTTCGATCGGGGACGGTGGGAGGATGCGGCGAAGCATTTCGCCGAAGCCGACCGCCGCTTCCCGGGCGACTGGCGCATCGAATCACGCATCGCCAAGATGCAGGCGCTGAAGGGCGATCTGCCGGGCGCGCTCACGCGCTTCATCACGCTGGCCGAGCGAAGCGGGCATCCCGACATGATGGACGCGGTCGCCGGCGTCTATCGCGCGATGGGGGACCGCGCCAACAGCGAGGCCTGGGCCGCGCGGGCGGGCGCCGCGTGGGACCGCCGCCTCGCCGCGCTGCCACAAGCGGCGTGGGGGCACGCGATCGACCATTATCTGTCGTTCGGCGATCCGGCGCGGGCGCTGGAGCTGGCGAAGCTGAACGCCGCCGAGCGCCCGTTCGGCGAGGCGCTGACGCAGTTGGCCGCGGCGCAGATCGCCAACGGCCAGCCCGATGCAGCGCTGTCGACGCTGAAGCCGGTGCTCGAATCGAAATGGCGGTCGTCGCTGACCTGGCTGGTCGCGGCGGATGCGCAGACGATGCTGGGACGCCGGAAAGAGGCGGAGGCCGCGCGCAAGGAAGCGGTACGGCTCAACCCGCGGGCGCTCGACCGCAACGCGGCGCTCGCGCTCATCCATTGA
- the ahpF gene encoding alkyl hydroperoxide reductase subunit F yields the protein MLDANLKQQLKAYLGNITQPIELVASLDDSDKSREMLALLEDIAGLSEKVAVVRTDGDKRTPSFMIRRVGTDIGVRFAGLPMGHEFTSLVLALLQVGGHPSKAAQELIQQVKDLDGDYAFETYFSLSCQNCPDVVQALNLMAVLNPRISHVAIDGALFQDEVTERKVMAVPTVFLNGEPFAQGRMELEQIVAKIDSGASARAAEKIKAKDPFDVLVIGGGPAGAAAAIYAARKGIRTGIAAERFGGQVLDTMGIENFISVQHTEGPKLAAQLEQHVKDYDVDIMNLQRAEKLITARVPGGLHEVRLENGASLKARTIILSTGARWRQMGVPGEDQYRNKGVAYCPHCDGPLFKGKRVAVIGGGNSGVEAAIDLAGIVAHVTLIEFDSDLRADAVLQRKLASLANVKIITSALTTEVLGDGEKVVGLTYKDRNHDSLHQIELEGIFVQIGLVPNTEWLRDAIALSPRGEIEIDHRGETSKPGVFAAGDVTTVPYKQIVIAMGEGSKAALSAFDYMIRLAPAEEAAAA from the coding sequence ATGCTCGACGCGAATCTCAAGCAGCAGTTGAAGGCCTATCTCGGCAACATCACCCAGCCGATCGAGCTGGTGGCGTCGCTGGACGATAGCGACAAGTCTCGCGAAATGCTCGCCCTGCTGGAGGACATCGCCGGCCTGTCCGAAAAGGTCGCGGTCGTCCGCACGGATGGCGACAAGCGCACCCCCAGTTTCATGATCCGGCGCGTCGGCACCGATATCGGCGTGCGTTTCGCCGGTCTGCCGATGGGCCACGAATTCACCTCGCTCGTGCTCGCCCTGCTGCAGGTCGGCGGTCATCCGTCGAAGGCCGCGCAGGAACTGATCCAGCAGGTGAAGGACCTCGACGGCGATTATGCCTTCGAAACCTATTTCTCGCTCTCCTGCCAGAACTGCCCGGATGTCGTGCAGGCGTTGAACCTGATGGCGGTGCTCAACCCGCGGATCAGCCATGTCGCGATCGATGGCGCCCTGTTCCAGGATGAAGTGACCGAGCGCAAGGTGATGGCGGTTCCCACCGTCTTCCTCAATGGCGAGCCCTTCGCCCAGGGGCGGATGGAGCTCGAGCAGATCGTCGCCAAGATCGACAGCGGTGCTTCCGCGCGTGCTGCCGAGAAGATCAAGGCGAAGGACCCGTTCGACGTGCTCGTGATCGGCGGCGGTCCCGCCGGTGCCGCGGCGGCGATCTATGCCGCGCGCAAGGGCATCCGCACCGGCATCGCCGCCGAGCGGTTCGGCGGGCAGGTGCTCGACACGATGGGCATCGAGAATTTCATCTCGGTGCAGCACACTGAAGGGCCCAAGCTGGCCGCGCAGCTCGAACAGCATGTGAAGGATTATGATGTCGACATCATGAACCTGCAGCGCGCCGAAAAGCTGATCACGGCGCGCGTGCCCGGCGGCCTGCACGAGGTGCGGCTTGAGAACGGCGCGTCGCTGAAGGCCCGCACCATCATCCTGTCGACCGGTGCCCGCTGGCGGCAGATGGGGGTGCCGGGCGAGGACCAGTATCGCAACAAGGGCGTGGCCTATTGCCCGCACTGCGACGGCCCGCTGTTCAAGGGCAAGCGCGTGGCGGTGATCGGCGGCGGCAATTCCGGTGTCGAGGCGGCGATCGACCTCGCCGGCATCGTCGCGCACGTGACGCTGATCGAGTTCGACAGCGACCTGCGGGCGGATGCGGTGCTCCAGCGCAAGCTGGCCAGCCTGGCCAACGTCAAGATCATCACCTCGGCGCTGACCACCGAGGTGCTGGGGGATGGCGAGAAGGTGGTGGGCCTGACCTACAAGGACCGCAACCATGACAGCCTCCACCAGATCGAGCTGGAGGGCATCTTCGTCCAGATCGGCCTGGTGCCGAACACGGAGTGGCTGAGGGACGCGATCGCGCTTTCGCCGCGCGGCGAGATCGAGATCGATCATCGCGGCGAAACCTCCAAGCCCGGCGTGTTCGCGGCGGGTGACGTGACCACGGTGCCCTACAAGCAGATCGTGATCGCGATGGGCGAAGGCTCGAAGGCGGCGCTCTCGGCGTTCGACTATATGATCCGGCTCGCGCCGGCCGAGGAAGCCGCCGCGGCCTGA
- the ahpC gene encoding alkyl hydroperoxide reductase subunit C has translation MSLIGSQIKPFKTEAFKDGKFSTVTDGDVKGGWSVFFFYPADFTFVCPTELEDLADNYDAFQALGVEIYSVSTDTHFSHKAWHDTSPAIGKIKYTMLGDPTGTITRNFDVMIEEAGLADRGTFVVDPEGNIQIVEITAGGIGRDATELLRKVKAAQYVASHPGEVCPAKWQEGAETLAPSLDLVGKI, from the coding sequence ATGTCCCTCATCGGAAGCCAGATCAAACCCTTCAAGACCGAAGCCTTCAAGGACGGCAAGTTCTCGACCGTCACCGACGGCGACGTGAAGGGCGGCTGGTCGGTGTTCTTCTTCTACCCGGCGGACTTCACTTTCGTGTGCCCGACCGAGCTGGAAGACCTCGCCGACAATTATGACGCGTTCCAGGCGCTTGGCGTCGAAATCTACAGCGTCTCGACCGACACGCATTTCTCGCACAAGGCGTGGCACGACACCTCGCCGGCGATCGGCAAGATCAAGTACACGATGCTCGGCGATCCGACCGGCACGATCACGCGCAACTTCGACGTGATGATCGAGGAAGCCGGCCTGGCCGACCGCGGCACCTTCGTCGTCGATCCGGAAGGCAACATCCAGATCGTCGAGATCACCGCCGGCGGCATCGGCCGCGACGCGACCGAACTGCTGCGCAAGGTGAAGGCCGCGCAGTATGTCGCTTCGCACCCGGGTGAGGTCTGCCCCGCCAAGTGGCAGGAAGGCGCCGAGACGCTCGCGCCGTCGCTCGACCTCGTCGGCAAGATCTAA
- a CDS encoding ANTAR domain-containing response regulator, whose protein sequence is MKIAIVDESPARAAVIEEGLREAGLADITILIERIGLVARLAALAPDVVLINLENPGRDVLEESFALSRALARPIAMFVDQSDERSIAEAVDAGISAYVVDGMRKERIKPVLELAVRRFNAFAHLQAELAEARSALADRRAIDKAKALLMKRRGIDEPAAYALLRKQAMDSGKRIADIAEALVTADALLGGQG, encoded by the coding sequence CTGAAGATCGCGATCGTCGACGAAAGCCCGGCGCGGGCCGCGGTGATCGAGGAAGGGCTGCGCGAGGCCGGGCTTGCCGACATCACCATATTGATCGAGCGAATCGGTCTGGTCGCGCGACTCGCCGCGCTCGCGCCCGACGTGGTCCTGATCAACCTGGAAAATCCGGGACGCGACGTGCTGGAGGAAAGCTTCGCGCTGTCGCGCGCGCTCGCCCGCCCGATCGCGATGTTCGTCGACCAGTCCGACGAGCGCTCGATCGCGGAGGCGGTGGATGCCGGCATTTCCGCCTATGTCGTCGACGGGATGCGCAAGGAGCGGATCAAGCCGGTGCTCGAACTGGCGGTGCGCCGCTTCAACGCCTTCGCGCATCTGCAGGCCGAGCTGGCGGAGGCACGCTCCGCGCTCGCCGACCGGCGCGCGATCGACAAGGCCAAGGCGCTGCTGATGAAGCGGCGCGGCATCGACGAACCCGCCGCCTATGCGCTGCTGCGCAAGCAGGCGATGGATAGCGGCAAGCGCATCGCCGACATCGCCGAGGCGCTGGTGACGGCGGATGCGCTGCTGGGAGGACAGGGATGA
- a CDS encoding ABC transporter substrate-binding protein — MSGFRIGFLPLVDAALPIVAHEMGLAAAEGVAIELVRDPSWATVRDRLIYGQTDAAHLLAPLAIATALGLDRPAVPLGAPFMLGLNGNAVTLSTRIAALVGIDAAGDARAAGHALAEVARTEAARGRRLRLAVVHRYSSHNYMLRYWLAACGCDPDRDVEIVVVPPPFVAEALESGEIDGSCVGEPWNSVAVERGLGVMVAATARIWSRGVEKLLAFRKTTLDARGDEVAALIRALHTAGRLCGDPARRGEIAALLARPAYIDQPADLIERALADRLVLRAGAEPVAIRDFLVLHREAANFPWRSQAMWLWSQMRRWGHASALPDGFEAAAGVFRPDIYRRALAGTGAVLPGASAKVEGAIAEPIGAGSTHGRLILGPDRFFDGRLFDPDQAEQYIAQDAG; from the coding sequence ATGAGCGGCTTTCGGATCGGCTTCCTGCCGCTGGTCGATGCGGCGCTGCCGATCGTCGCGCACGAGATGGGGCTTGCCGCCGCCGAGGGGGTGGCGATCGAGCTGGTCCGCGATCCGAGCTGGGCGACGGTGCGCGACCGGCTGATCTACGGCCAGACCGACGCGGCGCACCTGCTCGCCCCGCTCGCCATCGCCACGGCGCTGGGGCTGGACCGGCCGGCGGTGCCGCTGGGCGCGCCGTTCATGCTGGGGCTCAACGGCAATGCGGTGACCCTGTCGACGCGGATCGCCGCGCTGGTCGGCATCGATGCGGCGGGCGATGCCCGCGCCGCGGGCCACGCGCTGGCCGAGGTCGCGCGCACGGAAGCGGCGCGCGGGCGCCGGCTGCGGCTGGCGGTGGTCCATCGTTATTCCAGCCACAACTACATGCTGCGCTACTGGCTGGCCGCGTGCGGCTGCGACCCCGACCGCGACGTCGAGATCGTGGTGGTGCCGCCGCCCTTCGTCGCCGAGGCGCTCGAATCGGGCGAGATCGACGGCTCCTGCGTCGGCGAGCCGTGGAACAGCGTCGCGGTCGAGCGCGGCCTGGGGGTGATGGTCGCCGCGACCGCGCGGATCTGGAGCCGCGGCGTCGAGAAGCTGCTCGCCTTCCGCAAGACGACGCTCGACGCGCGCGGCGACGAGGTGGCGGCGCTGATCCGTGCGCTCCATACCGCCGGCCGGCTGTGCGGAGACCCGGCGCGCCGCGGCGAGATCGCGGCCCTGCTCGCCCGCCCCGCCTATATCGACCAGCCCGCCGACCTCATCGAACGCGCGCTGGCCGATCGCCTCGTGCTGCGCGCCGGCGCCGAGCCGGTGGCGATCCGCGACTTCCTGGTGCTCCACCGCGAGGCGGCGAACTTCCCGTGGCGCAGCCAGGCGATGTGGCTGTGGTCGCAGATGCGGCGCTGGGGCCATGCCAGCGCGCTGCCCGACGGGTTCGAGGCAGCGGCGGGCGTGTTCCGGCCGGACATCTACCGCCGCGCGCTCGCCGGCACCGGCGCGGTTCTGCCCGGCGCGAGCGCGAAGGTGGAGGGCGCGATCGCCGAGCCGATCGGCGCGGGATCGACGCATGGCCGGCTGATCCTGGGGCCGGACCGCTTCTTCGACGGGCGGCTGTTCGACCCGGACCAAGCTGAGCAATATATTGCACAGGACGCGGGGTAG
- a CDS encoding M16 family metallopeptidase → MRYARLAIAALLAAAPAAAQDAFPPAPPIADPKPFTLPATETYTLPNGLKVTLIPYGIAPKAVVSLRVRAGNATEGADTWLADLTGAMMKEGAGGRTAAEVAAAAAGMGGQLNVGVNPQGTQVTTNILSEYAPEAIALVSDVAIRPDLPAAELARVKANLGRQLAVTLSQPGTLADVALARRIYGPDHPYGRIVPRQAQLAAYTIDQVKAFRAGQFGARRSHLYIAGRFDAAAVKAAVAKAFGGWTPGPEPLKIDSPHQAGPQVLLVDRPGAPQTTLRLTFDAALAGSAADIPQRVTNALLGGAFSSRITTNIREDKGYTYSPYSAIAFQPGDALWTFEADVTTEHTGDSLREVFKEIRRMQTEAVPAEEARGIRTYMAGLFAIQNATSPAVVNTLATRDLLGLPADWTDHYVPAVLAVSPAQMQAAAAASYPLRTLTLVVVGDLKTVAPQLEALPELADVPTATVTVP, encoded by the coding sequence ATGCGCTACGCACGCCTCGCCATAGCGGCGTTGCTCGCCGCCGCCCCGGCCGCCGCGCAGGACGCGTTCCCGCCCGCGCCGCCGATCGCCGATCCCAAGCCCTTCACCTTGCCGGCGACCGAAACCTATACGTTGCCCAACGGGCTCAAGGTCACGCTGATTCCCTATGGCATCGCGCCCAAGGCGGTGGTGTCGCTGCGCGTCCGCGCCGGCAACGCCACCGAGGGGGCGGATACCTGGCTGGCGGACCTCACCGGCGCGATGATGAAGGAAGGCGCGGGCGGACGGACGGCGGCGGAGGTCGCGGCGGCGGCGGCCGGCATGGGCGGCCAGCTCAATGTCGGCGTCAACCCGCAGGGCACGCAGGTCACCACCAACATCCTTTCCGAATATGCGCCCGAAGCGATCGCGCTGGTCAGCGACGTCGCGATCCGGCCCGACCTGCCGGCGGCCGAGCTCGCGCGGGTCAAGGCCAATCTCGGCCGCCAGCTCGCGGTCACGCTGTCGCAGCCGGGGACGCTGGCCGACGTCGCGCTGGCGCGGCGCATCTACGGCCCCGATCATCCCTATGGCCGGATCGTCCCGCGCCAGGCCCAGCTCGCCGCCTACACGATCGATCAGGTCAAGGCGTTCCGCGCAGGGCAGTTCGGCGCGCGGCGATCGCATCTCTATATCGCGGGGCGGTTCGACGCGGCCGCGGTGAAGGCGGCGGTGGCGAAGGCGTTCGGCGGCTGGACGCCGGGGCCGGAGCCGCTGAAGATCGACAGCCCGCACCAGGCAGGCCCGCAGGTGCTGCTGGTCGATCGTCCCGGCGCGCCGCAGACCACCCTGCGGCTGACCTTCGACGCGGCGCTCGCCGGCAGCGCTGCCGACATTCCGCAGCGCGTCACCAACGCGCTGCTCGGCGGCGCGTTCAGCTCGCGCATCACCACCAACATCCGCGAGGACAAGGGCTATACCTATTCGCCCTATTCCGCGATCGCCTTCCAGCCCGGTGACGCGCTGTGGACCTTCGAGGCCGACGTGACCACCGAACATACCGGCGATTCGCTGCGCGAGGTGTTCAAGGAGATCCGCCGCATGCAGACCGAAGCCGTGCCGGCCGAGGAGGCGAGGGGCATCCGTACCTATATGGCCGGGCTGTTCGCGATCCAGAACGCGACCTCGCCCGCGGTGGTCAACACGCTGGCGACGCGCGACCTGCTCGGCCTGCCCGCCGACTGGACCGATCACTATGTGCCCGCCGTGCTGGCGGTGTCGCCGGCGCAGATGCAGGCCGCGGCCGCCGCGTCCTACCCGCTCCGCACGCTCACCCTGGTCGTCGTCGGCGATCTCAAGACGGTCGCGCCCCAGCTCGAGGCGCTGCCCGAACTGGCCGATGTGCCGACCGCGACGGTGACGGTGCCCTGA